From the Solanum stenotomum isolate F172 chromosome 4, ASM1918654v1, whole genome shotgun sequence genome, one window contains:
- the LOC125861483 gene encoding uncharacterized protein LOC125861483 yields MQKSYPKDKEHQLLKNIKKTIVKREGASTAPNHQEKPLLKSVVIQRPPIEELSIGEGKSANSHPSEEPTLDKVVIVEELPAKELPQEERASAAPNDQEEPLLKGERDSVALYPSQGPTLDELVIAKELCAQELPHGEGASAAPNHQEEPLLKSVVIQRVLLEELFIEDGESTTPHPSQGPTLDEVVSAKELPAAEELPKGEGASAAPNDQEEPQLKEELPQGEGALSATNFREDPLLKWVVFQRPPFEELSIGEGESSTPHPSQRTTLDDVVIAYGLPAQELPLGEEASAVPNGEEEPLPPLEEQSKGERDSTTPHPSQGPTLDEPVFAKELSVEELPQGKGASAAPNHQKELLLKIVIIQRPPLEELSTGKGESATPHPSQGPTLDEVVIAKDMLAAEELTQRKKASAAPND; encoded by the exons ATGCAGAAGAGTTACCCCAAGGATAAGGAGCATCAGCTCCTCAAAAACATCAAGAAAACCATTGTTAAAAG AGAAGGAGCATCAACTGCTCCAAATCATCAAGAAAAACCATTGTTAAAAAGTGTTGTTATTCAAAGGCCACCTATAGAAGAACTATCCATAGGAGAAGGAAAATCTGCTAATTCACATCCTTCTGAAGAACCAACATTAGATAAGGTGGTAATTGTTGAAGAACTGCCTGCAAAAGAGTTACCCCAAGAAGAACGAGCATCAGCTGCTCCAAATGATCAAGAAGAACCactgttaaaag GAGAAAGAGATTCAGTTGCTCTATATccttctcaaggaccaacaTTGGATGAGCTGGTAATTGCTAAAGAACTGTGTGCTCAAGAGTTACCCCACGGAGAAGGAGCATCAGCTGCTCCAAATCATCAAGAAGAACCATTATTAAAAAGTGTTGTTATTCAAAGGGTGCTATTAGAAGAACTATTCATAGAAGATGGAGAATCAACTACTCCACATccttctcaaggaccaacaTTAGATGAGGTGGTAAGTGCTAAAGAACTGCCTGCAGCAGAAGAGTTACCCAAAGGAGAAGGAGCATCAGCTGCTCCAAATGATCAAGAAGAACCACAGCTAAAAG AGGAGTTACCCCAAGGAGAAGGAGCATTATCTGCTACAAATTTTAGAGAAGATCCATTGTTAAAATGGGTTGTTTTTCAAAGGCCACCTTTTGAAGAACTATCCATAGGAGAAGGAGAGTCATCTACTCCACATCCTTCTCAAAGAACAACATTAGATGACGTGGTAATTGCGTACGGACTGCCAGCACAAGAGTTACCCCTTGGAGAAGAGGCATCAGCTGTTCCAAATGGTGAAGAAGAACCACT GCCACCTTTAGAAGAACAATCCAAAGGAGAACGAGATTCAACCACTCCACATccttctcaaggaccaacaTTAGATGAGCCGGTATTTGCTAAAGAATTGTCTGTTGAAGAGTTACCCCAAGGAAAAGGAGCATCAGCTGCTCCAAATCACCAAAAAGAACTATTGTTAAAAATTGTTATTATTCAAAGGCCACCTTTAGAAGAACTATCCACAGGAAAAGGAGAATCAGCTACTCCACATccttctcaaggaccaacaTTAGATGAGGTGGTAATTGCTAAAGATATGCTTGCAGCAGAGGAGTTAACCCAAAGAAAAAAAGCATCAGCTGCTCCAAATGATTAA